One Massilia sp. 9096 genomic window carries:
- a CDS encoding TonB-dependent receptor, whose product MHASQHPLYTPVRSAPIRSAISIAVLLTLYGGGIGAAQAQEDGAAGASAASGSKEDISKVVVTARRRAELIQDVPGAVTALSGAEIEKQALPDITALTERVPNTTLKTSRGTNTTLTAFIRGIGQQDPVAGYEQGVGIYLDDVYLARPQGALTDIYDLDRIEVLRGPQGTLYGRNTIGGAVKYVTRRLAAQPMVDVKGKLGKFGEKDAVLKASTPVTDILRIGGTIATFNRDGFGRNVVNGHDNYDKDVKAARVSAELTPNGDLFVRFASDRTVDDSEPRQGYRLTAGPAPASVAPLSGLYDTRANLYSVEDHKQQVINQGSSLLVEYTIAPTLTVKSISAIRKSESHAPIDFDSLETTLFEAPTVYSDNQKSQEFQLTYTGSKLQGVAGVYYMKANAFNKFDVLYNAAAGLSLLTYDDIDTKTWAAYADASYSLTDTFHIDVGGRWTDDQRSARIFKASYLGLKGSPPLGNTAAIQFGPANTDMSKDQLDRTDKKFTPKLGIGWKLAPEHNVYATWAKGFKGGMFDPRMDLGGNPNSTTSLAKRRGVDPEEVSSVELGLKSSMNGGRLQTNAAVFYTDYKNVQIPGSIATYDASGNVTGFAGTLTNAGKAKIDGLELEAIAYLTNQLSLSAMYSHIDAKYKQWLVSNAAGTALVDIAGSTEFQNTPKNAANISVNYDWPFGVMGRSGTLSLTNSVAYKSKVYQTEIARATGVPTLDVTIPGNLMLAQGGYGLWDAGLVWSSADRKLQVGLHGRNLLDKRYKVAGYNFSTFFNSVTTFYGDPRTVLATVDVKF is encoded by the coding sequence ATGCACGCGAGTCAGCACCCGCTGTACACCCCTGTTCGCTCGGCCCCGATTCGATCGGCCATTTCGATCGCCGTCCTGCTGACCCTGTATGGCGGCGGGATCGGCGCCGCCCAGGCACAGGAAGACGGCGCCGCTGGCGCTTCCGCCGCAAGCGGTTCCAAAGAGGACATCAGCAAGGTCGTGGTGACCGCGCGCCGCCGCGCGGAGCTGATCCAGGACGTGCCGGGCGCGGTCACCGCGCTGTCCGGCGCCGAGATCGAAAAACAGGCCCTCCCCGACATCACCGCGCTGACCGAGCGCGTGCCCAACACCACGCTCAAGACTTCGCGCGGCACCAACACCACCTTGACGGCCTTCATCCGCGGCATCGGCCAGCAGGATCCTGTCGCCGGCTACGAGCAAGGCGTCGGCATCTACCTCGACGACGTGTACCTGGCGCGTCCGCAGGGCGCCCTGACCGACATCTACGACCTCGACCGCATCGAAGTCTTGCGCGGCCCGCAGGGCACGCTGTACGGACGCAACACGATCGGCGGCGCGGTCAAGTACGTCACCCGCCGGCTGGCCGCGCAGCCCATGGTCGACGTCAAGGGCAAGCTCGGCAAGTTCGGCGAAAAAGACGCGGTGCTCAAGGCCAGCACGCCGGTGACCGACATCCTGCGCATCGGCGGTACGATCGCCACCTTCAACCGCGACGGTTTCGGCCGCAACGTCGTCAACGGCCACGACAACTACGACAAGGACGTCAAGGCGGCCCGCGTGAGCGCCGAGCTGACCCCCAACGGCGACCTGTTCGTACGCTTCGCCAGCGACCGTACGGTGGACGATTCCGAACCGCGCCAGGGCTACCGCCTGACCGCGGGGCCGGCGCCGGCCAGCGTCGCGCCCTTGTCCGGCCTGTACGACACCCGCGCCAACCTGTACTCGGTCGAAGACCACAAGCAGCAGGTGATCAACCAGGGCAGCTCGCTGCTGGTCGAATACACGATAGCCCCGACCCTGACCGTGAAATCGATCAGCGCGATCCGCAAGTCCGAATCGCATGCGCCGATCGATTTCGACTCGCTGGAAACCACGCTGTTCGAAGCCCCGACCGTCTACAGCGACAACCAGAAGAGCCAGGAATTCCAGCTCACCTACACCGGCTCCAAGCTGCAGGGCGTGGCCGGCGTGTACTACATGAAGGCCAACGCCTTCAACAAGTTCGACGTGCTTTACAACGCCGCCGCCGGCCTGTCGCTGCTCACCTACGACGACATCGACACCAAGACCTGGGCCGCCTATGCCGACGCCAGCTACAGCTTGACCGACACCTTCCACATCGACGTCGGCGGCCGCTGGACGGACGACCAGCGCAGCGCGCGCATCTTCAAGGCGAGCTACCTCGGCCTGAAGGGATCGCCCCCGCTGGGCAATACCGCCGCGATCCAGTTCGGGCCGGCGAACACCGACATGAGCAAGGATCAGTTGGACCGCACCGACAAGAAGTTCACGCCCAAGCTCGGCATCGGCTGGAAGCTGGCGCCGGAGCACAACGTCTACGCGACCTGGGCCAAGGGCTTCAAGGGCGGCATGTTCGACCCGCGCATGGACCTGGGCGGCAACCCGAACAGCACGACCTCGCTGGCCAAGCGCCGCGGCGTCGATCCGGAAGAGGTCAGTTCGGTCGAACTAGGCCTGAAGTCGTCGATGAACGGCGGGCGGCTGCAGACCAACGCCGCGGTCTTCTACACCGACTACAAGAACGTGCAGATCCCGGGTTCGATCGCGACTTACGATGCCAGCGGCAACGTGACCGGCTTCGCCGGTACGCTGACCAACGCGGGCAAGGCGAAAATCGACGGCCTGGAGCTGGAAGCGATCGCCTATCTCACCAATCAGCTCAGCCTGTCGGCGATGTACAGCCACATCGACGCCAAGTACAAGCAGTGGCTGGTGTCGAACGCGGCCGGCACTGCGCTGGTGGACATCGCCGGCAGCACCGAATTCCAGAACACGCCCAAGAACGCGGCCAACATCTCGGTCAACTACGACTGGCCGTTCGGGGTGATGGGACGCAGCGGCACGCTGAGCCTGACCAACAGCGTCGCCTACAAGAGCAAGGTGTACCAGACCGAGATCGCCCGTGCGACCGGTGTTCCCACGCTGGACGTCACCATCCCCGGCAACCTGATGCTGGCCCAGGGCGGCTACGGCTTGTGGGATGCGGGCCTGGTCTGGAGCAGCGCGGACCGCAAGCTGCAAGTCGGCCTGCATGGCCGCAACCTGCTCGACAAGCGCTACAAGGTGGCCGGGTACAACTTCTCGACCTTCTTCAATTCCGTCACGACGTTCTATGGCGATCCGCGCACCGTGCTGGCCACCGTCGACGTGAAGTTCTGA
- a CDS encoding LysR family transcriptional regulator: protein MNTLPEWTDLRFFLELARVGTLSGASRRLDVEHTTVARRIDRLEAQLGTTLFDRSREGYELTEMGQALLPHAETMEGAALAAAEQLVGTEVAAHGVVRLGVPEVFGVRVVAPRLVGLLQEHPELAIDLLALPSFANLANREADMGVMLDPPATGRYVVTRLASFRFYLYAAPGYLARHTPIQTLADLERHDFVDYVQDRLASRELSYINELGFKPRRRLCCSGMTAQIEAAAAGMGLMMAPPYAVPDDGRLVPALPGFYAERSFWLAAPADLYRLRRVRVVWELLRELADGNRGLWWHDTDLEQAA from the coding sequence ATGAACACGCTGCCAGAGTGGACCGACCTACGTTTCTTCCTGGAACTTGCTCGCGTTGGCACGCTGTCCGGGGCCTCGCGCCGGCTCGACGTCGAGCACACCACGGTCGCGCGCCGGATCGACCGGCTCGAAGCCCAGCTCGGCACGACGCTGTTCGACCGCTCGCGCGAGGGTTACGAACTCACCGAAATGGGGCAGGCGCTGTTGCCGCATGCGGAGACGATGGAAGGCGCCGCGCTGGCGGCCGCCGAGCAGCTCGTCGGCACCGAAGTCGCGGCCCATGGCGTGGTGCGCCTGGGCGTGCCGGAAGTGTTCGGGGTGCGCGTGGTGGCGCCGCGACTGGTCGGATTGCTGCAGGAGCATCCCGAGCTGGCCATCGATTTGCTGGCGCTGCCGAGCTTTGCCAACCTGGCCAATCGCGAAGCCGATATGGGCGTGATGCTCGACCCGCCCGCGACCGGCCGCTATGTCGTCACCCGCCTGGCTTCGTTTCGTTTCTACTTGTACGCCGCGCCCGGTTACCTGGCGCGCCATACGCCGATCCAGACCTTGGCCGACCTGGAGCGCCACGATTTCGTCGACTACGTCCAGGATCGCTTGGCGAGCCGCGAGCTGTCCTACATCAACGAACTCGGCTTCAAACCGCGCCGCCGTTTGTGCTGTTCGGGCATGACGGCGCAGATCGAGGCGGCCGCCGCCGGCATGGGCTTGATGATGGCGCCGCCGTACGCGGTGCCGGACGACGGCCGCCTGGTGCCGGCACTGCCGGGTTTTTATGCCGAGCGCTCGTTCTGGCTGGCGGCGCCTGCCGATCTGTACCGGCTGCGGAGAGTGAGGGTGGTGTGGGAACTGCTGCGTGAGCTGGCCGACGGCAACCGGGGATTGTGGTGGCACGACACCGATCTGGAGCAGGCGGCTTGA